In one Bacillus mesophilus genomic region, the following are encoded:
- the mbcS gene encoding acyl-CoA synthetase MbcS, with amino-acid sequence MNREQLLAPETYNITAEVEKFSCDPQRVALKWENQDGLTQEVTYLELMERANQFGNALLNHGLQKGDSILVIVPRLIEAYEIYLAALKSGMIVIPGSEMLRKKDIEYRLHHGEVKAVICYHEFTEQFTEIDTTNISLFTVGERVDNWLDLEDLANQHNKQLETALTKSEDMAFLSYTSGTTGNPKGVVHTHGWGFAHLRTSASNWLDIHDGDVVWATAGPGWQKWVWSPFLATLGSGATGFIYNGKFDPERYLELLGKYSVNVLCCTPTEYRLMAKVDGLDRYTLPHLHSAVSAGEPLNREVIDTFRKYFKVDVRDGYGQTENTLLVGVLKGMELKPGSMGKPTPGNTVAIINEDGKPVLPGETGDIAVHIETPALFKKYYKDPERTAKQFRGEYYLTGDQARLDEDGYFWFEGRSDDIIISSGYTIGPFEVEDALVKHPLVKECAVVASPDDTRGSIVKAYVVLKDHVDKNQEGLIRELQEHVKAQTAPYKYPRRIEFIEDLPKTSSGKIRRIELRQLEKQLS; translated from the coding sequence ATGAATCGAGAACAGCTATTAGCACCTGAAACTTACAATATTACAGCAGAAGTAGAAAAATTTTCCTGTGATCCTCAAAGGGTTGCATTAAAATGGGAGAATCAAGATGGTCTTACACAAGAAGTTACATACCTTGAGCTAATGGAACGGGCAAACCAATTTGGAAACGCTTTATTAAATCATGGACTCCAAAAGGGAGATTCTATTTTGGTCATTGTACCTAGATTAATTGAGGCTTATGAAATATATCTAGCTGCTTTAAAGAGCGGGATGATCGTGATACCAGGCTCAGAAATGCTTCGAAAGAAAGATATTGAATACAGACTACATCACGGAGAAGTAAAAGCTGTTATTTGCTATCATGAGTTTACAGAGCAATTTACTGAAATCGATACGACGAACATCTCCTTATTTACTGTTGGAGAAAGAGTAGACAATTGGCTAGATTTAGAAGATCTTGCCAATCAGCATAATAAGCAGTTAGAAACAGCGTTAACAAAAAGTGAAGATATGGCTTTTCTTTCCTATACCTCTGGTACAACAGGAAATCCAAAAGGTGTTGTACATACTCATGGTTGGGGATTTGCACACCTAAGAACATCAGCATCTAATTGGCTTGATATTCATGATGGTGACGTTGTATGGGCGACAGCGGGACCGGGATGGCAGAAGTGGGTTTGGAGTCCATTTTTGGCTACTCTAGGCTCTGGGGCAACAGGATTCATCTATAATGGCAAATTTGATCCAGAAAGATACTTAGAGCTGCTTGGTAAATATTCAGTAAATGTCTTATGTTGCACACCGACCGAATATAGACTTATGGCAAAGGTTGACGGCCTTGATCGGTATACGCTGCCACATCTTCATAGTGCGGTATCTGCTGGCGAACCTTTAAATAGAGAAGTAATTGATACATTTAGAAAATACTTTAAAGTGGACGTAAGAGATGGGTATGGGCAGACAGAGAATACACTCTTAGTGGGTGTATTAAAGGGAATGGAATTGAAGCCAGGTTCAATGGGTAAGCCCACACCAGGAAATACAGTGGCAATAATTAATGAAGATGGAAAACCAGTTTTACCTGGAGAAACAGGTGATATTGCCGTACATATTGAAACTCCCGCCCTATTTAAAAAATACTATAAAGATCCGGAAAGAACTGCCAAACAGTTCAGAGGTGAGTATTATTTAACAGGAGATCAAGCTAGGCTAGATGAGGATGGTTATTTTTGGTTTGAGGGTAGATCAGATGATATTATCATTAGCTCTGGTTATACAATTGGCCCCTTTGAGGTAGAGGATGCACTAGTCAAGCACCCTCTTGTAAAGGAATGTGCGGTAGTTGCGAGTCCTGATGATACAAGAGGTAGTATTGTAAAGGCTTATGTCGTGTTAAAAGACCATGTAGATAAAAATCAAGAGGGATTAATAAGAGAACTTCAAGAGCATGTTAAAGCTCAGACAGCACCATATAAGTATCCAAGGAGAATAGAGTTTATAGAAGACCTTCCAAAGACTTCTTCAGGAAAAATTAGAAGAATCGAGCTACGACAGCTTGAAAAACAGTTAAGCTAA
- the sppA gene encoding signal peptide peptidase SppA — MNSKRWIALGIAVGLFIFSAIVNVATSLAFGNFSTFSEDLFPTDEEFVETVLEEGDSLDKVVVLDVNGAIMDSGDVSSIFQAPGYDHRAFLRMLDQASEDRSIKGILIRVNSPGGGVVESAEIHDRITEIQEETKKPVYISMGSMAASGGYYIAAPANKIYASPETLTGSLGVIFQSLNYSGLAEKYGVKLETVKSGPYKDIMNPARDMTEDEREILQSMINNSYSGFVKVISEGREIPEDRVREIADGRIYDGRQALELDLIDEFGYWEDAIEGLKTDHDLGDVSVIQYESAYGFSSILTMGVQKMVSSDLEMTSLMKLLSQPNAPRPMYLYQE; from the coding sequence ATGAATAGTAAACGATGGATTGCCCTTGGAATTGCGGTGGGGTTATTTATATTTTCAGCCATTGTGAATGTAGCCACATCGTTAGCATTTGGGAATTTTTCCACATTTTCAGAGGATTTATTTCCGACCGATGAGGAATTTGTAGAGACGGTTTTAGAAGAAGGTGACTCACTCGATAAGGTTGTTGTACTCGATGTAAATGGAGCTATCATGGATTCTGGTGATGTCTCATCCATTTTCCAAGCACCTGGCTATGATCATCGTGCATTTTTAAGAATGCTTGATCAAGCTTCCGAGGATCGCTCTATTAAAGGTATTCTTATTAGAGTCAACTCACCAGGCGGTGGGGTAGTAGAGAGTGCTGAAATTCACGATCGGATTACAGAAATACAGGAAGAAACGAAAAAACCAGTATACATATCTATGGGAAGTATGGCGGCTTCAGGCGGGTACTATATAGCCGCTCCAGCAAATAAGATTTATGCAAGTCCAGAAACCCTAACAGGTTCACTAGGTGTGATCTTCCAAAGCTTAAATTATAGTGGCTTAGCAGAAAAATACGGTGTTAAATTAGAAACAGTTAAGAGTGGTCCTTATAAGGATATTATGAATCCTGCACGAGATATGACAGAGGACGAACGTGAAATATTACAATCTATGATTAATAATTCGTACAGCGGGTTTGTCAAGGTCATTTCAGAAGGAAGAGAGATTCCCGAGGACAGAGTTCGTGAAATTGCTGATGGGCGAATCTATGATGGAAGACAAGCGCTTGAATTAGATTTAATTGATGAATTTGGCTATTGGGAGGATGCAATTGAAGGTCTAAAGACAGATCATGACCTTGGAGATGTTAGTGTAATCCAATACGAATCAGCTTATGGATTCTCCTCTATCCTTACAATGGGGGTTCAAAAGATGGTTTCTAGTGATCTTGAAATGACAAGTCTTATGAAGCTTCTAAGCCAGCCTAATGCTCCTAGACCCATGTATTTGTATCAGGAATAG
- the thiI gene encoding tRNA uracil 4-sulfurtransferase ThiI: MLYDQILIRYGEITTKSKNRQKFIDALKENVLHRLKDFPKIRIEKTRDRMFIKLNGENHFAIMDQLETVFGIHSYSLALRTATDLEEMKSGALYAFHEAKGQGHKTFKVNVKRSYKQFPLDTQQLNFEIGGHLLDHTDDVTVDVRNPEIEVRIEVREGDTYISSYTRKGAGGLPVGSSGKALLLLSGGIDSPVAGYLTMKRGVALEAIHFHSPPYTNDRAKQKVLDLAGKLTSYSKKVKVHLVPFTDIQTMIQKQIPSNYSMTVMRRMMLRIAEQIAERNEILALATGESLGQVASQTLASMNTINEVTNIPIIRPVITMDKLEIIELSKKINTYDISIRPFEDCCTIFTPASPATKPKREKANRFESFYDFSPLIEDAINRTEVVEITEQTVQSDSKFEDLF; encoded by the coding sequence ATGTTATATGATCAAATACTCATTCGTTATGGTGAAATTACAACTAAAAGTAAGAATCGCCAAAAATTTATTGATGCATTAAAAGAAAACGTTCTTCATCGATTAAAGGACTTTCCAAAAATTAGAATAGAAAAAACGAGAGATCGTATGTTTATTAAACTTAATGGAGAAAATCATTTCGCCATTATGGATCAGTTGGAGACTGTATTTGGTATCCATTCATATAGTCTTGCTTTAAGAACAGCCACAGATCTTGAAGAGATGAAATCGGGAGCACTTTATGCCTTTCACGAAGCAAAGGGACAAGGACATAAGACTTTTAAAGTTAATGTAAAGCGTTCTTATAAGCAGTTCCCACTTGACACACAACAGCTGAACTTTGAAATTGGTGGTCACCTATTAGATCATACAGATGATGTTACTGTGGATGTTCGGAACCCTGAAATCGAAGTCAGAATCGAGGTAAGAGAAGGTGATACATATATCTCTTCTTATACTCGTAAAGGGGCAGGAGGTTTACCAGTAGGATCAAGTGGGAAAGCATTGCTACTTTTATCGGGTGGTATTGATAGTCCTGTTGCTGGTTATTTAACGATGAAAAGAGGGGTGGCACTAGAAGCTATTCATTTCCACAGTCCCCCTTATACGAATGATCGTGCTAAGCAAAAAGTGTTGGATTTAGCGGGCAAGTTGACTTCATATTCTAAAAAGGTTAAAGTACATCTTGTTCCATTTACAGATATTCAAACTATGATACAAAAGCAAATCCCAAGTAATTACTCAATGACGGTTATGAGAAGAATGATGTTGAGAATTGCAGAGCAAATTGCCGAAAGAAATGAAATCCTTGCTCTTGCAACAGGGGAAAGCTTAGGTCAAGTCGCGAGTCAAACCCTTGCTAGTATGAATACAATTAACGAAGTAACCAACATTCCTATCATAAGACCTGTTATAACAATGGATAAGCTTGAAATCATTGAGCTATCGAAAAAAATTAATACGTATGATATTTCAATTCGACCTTTTGAGGATTGTTGTACAATTTTTACTCCAGCCTCACCTGCTACAAAGCCAAAACGTGAAAAAGCTAATCGATTTGAAAGCTTTTATGACTTTTCACCATTAATTGAAGACGCGATTAATCGTACAGAAGTAGTTGAAATAACAGAGCAAACTGTCCAATCAGACTCCAAGTTTGAAGATTTATTTTAA
- a CDS encoding NAD kinase, whose protein sequence is MKLRKNLYFFYKKEPELIIHVKEFEEIAKSHGFNVVTNDQEANIIISIGGGDGTFLQAVRKTGFRDDCLYAGITTHSSLSLYCDFYIDEKEKMVEAMTTEGIEVRRYPVLSASIDDTISFYCLNELSIRSAIIKTFAMDVYIDDLHFETFRGDGMIVATPTGSTGYNKSVGGAVVDPMLPCLQVSELASLNNNRYRTLGSSFILSGNRTLLLKVIQDGNDYPIIGMDNEALGISHVEQIVIQLTDKRIKTVKLKDNSYWEKVKRTFLAAEE, encoded by the coding sequence ATGAAATTACGTAAAAATCTTTATTTTTTCTATAAAAAAGAACCTGAACTAATCATCCATGTCAAAGAGTTTGAAGAAATCGCAAAGAGTCATGGCTTTAATGTTGTAACCAATGATCAGGAGGCTAACATTATCATTAGTATTGGCGGAGGGGACGGAACCTTTTTACAAGCTGTCCGAAAAACGGGCTTCCGTGATGATTGCCTGTACGCTGGTATTACAACTCATAGTTCATTAAGTTTATATTGTGATTTCTACATTGATGAAAAAGAAAAGATGGTCGAGGCAATGACTACAGAGGGGATAGAGGTGAGACGATACCCTGTCTTATCAGCTTCAATTGATGATACAATCTCTTTTTACTGTCTAAACGAATTATCAATCAGATCAGCTATCATTAAGACATTTGCAATGGATGTGTATATAGATGACCTCCATTTTGAAACGTTTAGAGGAGACGGAATGATTGTTGCTACCCCGACTGGAAGTACGGGCTATAATAAGTCAGTTGGTGGAGCAGTTGTCGATCCTATGCTGCCTTGTTTACAAGTGAGTGAGCTAGCATCCTTAAATAATAACCGTTACCGAACGTTAGGCTCTTCATTTATTTTAAGTGGTAATAGAACGTTACTATTAAAGGTTATCCAAGACGGGAATGATTATCCAATTATTGGAATGGATAATGAAGCCCTAGGAATAAGCCATGTTGAACAAATTGTCATTCAATTAACCGATAAACGAATTAAAACCGTTAAATTAAAAGACAACTCTTACTGGGAAAAGGTAAAGAGAACTTTTTTAGCAGCTGAAGAATAG
- the ytfJ gene encoding GerW family sporulation protein, translating into MAEHPIQGLMTTAMQSLKQMIDVNTIIGDPVETPDGSVILTVSKVGFGFAAGGSEFQIDSGSKKEGQESAPKLPFGGGSGGGVSITPIAFLIVNASGVKMLHLDESTHLYEKILEAAPQAVEKIQQMFSKNNNNNNQQSGQNQNQNQNNGQGQNQQKQTLDF; encoded by the coding sequence ATGGCTGAGCATCCTATTCAAGGCTTAATGACAACTGCAATGCAAAGTTTAAAACAAATGATTGATGTAAACACCATTATTGGAGATCCAGTTGAAACACCTGATGGGAGTGTCATCCTAACGGTATCCAAGGTTGGGTTTGGTTTCGCAGCTGGTGGAAGTGAGTTTCAGATAGATAGTGGTTCAAAGAAAGAAGGACAAGAGTCTGCTCCGAAGCTTCCGTTTGGTGGAGGTAGCGGTGGCGGTGTGTCGATAACACCAATCGCGTTTCTAATTGTTAATGCATCTGGTGTTAAAATGCTTCACCTTGATGAAAGTACACATCTATATGAAAAGATCCTTGAAGCAGCACCACAAGCAGTTGAAAAGATTCAACAGATGTTTAGTAAAAATAACAACAACAATAATCAACAAAGCGGACAAAATCAAAATCAAAATCAAAACAAC
- a CDS encoding DUF2953 domain-containing protein, with amino-acid sequence MIWYFILSGILMLLFFIFISELHIKIDYVHAQDNDQLSIMLRLWFFRFTIKVPLIKVDKDSNSVVFEQEIQTGSPTGQPQEKPKDVTSNELVNGFKNIKEIIEHVVGLHKIVRAFLKKVTVHKLEWHSNLGLGDAALTGMLVGAGWTIKGSIIGVLSQYMILKTSPTVTITPFFQQTFSHTKLSCMLSFRIGNAILAGLRIVKYWKGGLPSFAGGPSFLKSKNSEKSI; translated from the coding sequence ATGATCTGGTACTTTATTCTTTCGGGCATCCTTATGCTATTATTCTTTATCTTTATTTCGGAACTTCATATAAAAATTGATTATGTACATGCACAGGATAATGATCAGCTTTCTATCATGCTCCGCTTGTGGTTTTTTAGATTTACCATTAAAGTACCATTAATAAAGGTTGATAAAGATTCAAATAGCGTGGTATTTGAGCAAGAGATACAGACCGGGAGTCCAACTGGGCAACCGCAAGAAAAACCAAAAGATGTAACTTCAAATGAGCTGGTAAATGGTTTTAAGAACATCAAAGAGATCATTGAACATGTAGTTGGTTTACATAAAATTGTTAGAGCCTTTCTAAAGAAAGTCACTGTTCATAAACTAGAGTGGCATTCTAATCTGGGTTTAGGTGATGCAGCTTTGACTGGGATGTTAGTGGGAGCAGGCTGGACGATAAAAGGCAGTATTATCGGGGTTTTAAGTCAATATATGATATTAAAAACTTCTCCTACTGTAACAATAACGCCATTTTTCCAGCAAACTTTTTCACATACGAAACTATCATGTATGCTTTCATTTAGAATCGGGAATGCTATTTTAGCAGGATTGAGAATCGTGAAATACTGGAAGGGAGGGCTTCCCTCTTTTGCGGGTGGACCTTCGTTTCTCAAATCAAAGAACAGTGAAAAATCAATTTAA
- a CDS encoding alpha/beta-type small acid-soluble spore protein produces MANNNSNNSNQLLVPGVQQALDQMKYEIANEFGVNLGADTTSRANGSVGGEITKRLVSMAEQQLGGGFRQ; encoded by the coding sequence ATGGCAAACAACAACAGTAATAACTCAAACCAACTTCTAGTACCTGGAGTTCAACAAGCTCTTGACCAAATGAAGTATGAGATTGCTAACGAGTTTGGTGTAAACCTTGGAGCTGATACAACTTCTCGTGCTAACGGTTCTGTTGGAGGAGAAATCACTAAGCGTTTAGTATCTATGGCTGAACAACAACTTGGTGGTGGATTCCGTCAATAA
- a CDS encoding RDD family protein gives MDTQINSEETLEETNQIVTVSKKIYYAGFWIRFWAYLLDLIIVSSINHLLIYPVFRYFEFSTMKENMFTPIAILTALTLYIYFVLMTKFFKQTLGKMVFGLKVVDIESKPLSWSTVIFREVIGKFISKTIFFVGFIVIAFTPRNQGVHDLFSDTSVILERYSEK, from the coding sequence ATGGATACTCAAATCAATTCTGAAGAAACCTTAGAAGAAACGAATCAAATCGTTACAGTGTCTAAAAAGATTTATTATGCAGGATTTTGGATTAGATTTTGGGCGTATTTGCTTGACTTAATCATTGTTTCTAGCATCAATCACCTGTTAATCTATCCGGTCTTTCGTTATTTTGAGTTCTCCACTATGAAGGAAAATATGTTTACACCCATTGCGATCCTTACTGCGTTAACACTATATATTTATTTTGTGTTGATGACCAAATTCTTTAAACAAACACTAGGGAAAATGGTATTTGGTTTAAAGGTTGTAGATATTGAATCTAAACCCTTAAGTTGGTCAACAGTGATATTCAGGGAGGTAATTGGTAAATTTATTTCCAAGACAATCTTCTTTGTGGGATTCATCGTTATAGCCTTTACACCAAGAAATCAAGGAGTACATGATCTGTTTTCTGATACTAGTGTAATCCTTGAACGATATAGTGAAAAATAA